In the Candidatus Electrothrix rattekaaiensis genome, one interval contains:
- a CDS encoding DUF2007 domain-containing protein yields MIKIYISHNLTETYLVKGLLESQEIACKLTNENLSSLRGELPMTAETAPTLWILDKAKFDTARAIIAEYEEANRRKSTDAANWVCKVCGEKSEEQFTECWNCLTSRT; encoded by the coding sequence TTGATAAAGATCTATATATCTCATAATCTTACTGAGACCTATCTTGTGAAAGGCCTACTGGAATCGCAAGAAATTGCCTGCAAACTGACAAACGAAAATTTATCCTCCTTACGAGGCGAGCTGCCCATGACAGCTGAGACAGCGCCAACTCTCTGGATACTGGATAAAGCGAAGTTTGATACAGCAAGAGCGATAATCGCTGAATATGAAGAGGCAAACAGGAGAAAGAGTACCGATGCCGCCAACTGGGTATGCAAAGTTTGCGGCGAAAAGTCTGAAGAGCAGTTTACAGAATGCTGGAATTGCCTGACCTCTCGAACGTAA